Below is a genomic region from uncultured Sunxiuqinia sp..
ACAAGAATATCAACAACTTGCGACTCTACTAATATCAACAATCTGAAAATATAAATTATTTGAAGAATTTTCGACATAAATGTCCGAATTACGATTTTTTGAACAATTGTTTTGCAAATTCATTTTTTTATATATTTTCGTATTCGTTAAGTTTTTTTAACATTTATTGAAATTGAAGGTTTCAAACTATTTTTTTCTGAGAGGAACGATTTATTTGGGGGAATAGGCGTTCCGAAATCTCATCAGGGGGATAAAATTGAATTTTTACTATCTTTATTATAGATAAGAATTGATGCTGTTTAATTATTAAAATTATTTCTATGAAAAGAATCGCATTATTACTTGCAATTTTTGCAATTGGTTTGCAGTCGCTTTGGGCTCAAACCAGGGAAATTACAGGTACGGTAACTTCCGCGGAAGATGGAAGTACCATTCCTGGAGTTTCTGTATCGGTAAAAGGTACCACGCTTGGTACAATTACGAATCTTGATGGGCAATATACTTTGAAAGTCCCACAAGATGCCAATACATTGGTTTTTTCGTTTGTTGGTATGCAAACTCAAGAAGCTACCATTCAAGGAACAAAAGTTGATGCAGAATTGGAATCAGATGTCGTTGGAATCAACGAAGTTGTAGTAACAGCAATCGGAATCCAAAGGTCAAAAAAGGCATTAGGTTACGCTACATCCACGGTGAAAAACGAAGAATTGGTGAGCGCTCGTGAAGCAAACGTTGTGAATTCGCTTGCAGGAAGAGTCTCAGGAGTTCGCGTCACACAACAATCTGGCACACTAGGTGGCTCCTCAAAAATAATTATTCGAGGAGCAAATTCACTGGGAGGAAACAACCAACCACTTTTTGTTGTTGACGGGGTTCCTATCTCAAACTCTGGCTATAATGGCACTAGAAACCAAATTATCGCCGGAGGTGTTGATGCGGGTAATAGGGCATCTGATATCAACCCTGACGATGTTGAATCAATGACTGTATTAAAAGGGGCTGCTGCTTCTGCATTATACGGAGCTAGAGCTAAAGATGGTGCTATTATTATAACCACAAAAAAAGGGAAAAAGAATCAAGATCTGACAGTCACAATCAATTCCTCGATTAGGCTAGATAATGTTTTAAAGCTTCCTGATTTTCAAAATGAATATGCTCAAGGAAATCAAGGAGAATATGACAAGGACAGATCCAATGGATGGGGTCCAAAAATTAGTGACGTCACAGGGCAAACATTTACCAATTTTCTAGGAAATGATGTCACTCTCCAAGCGTATCCAGATAATGTTAAAAATTTCTATGAAACTGGAGTCTCATACATCAATAGTGTCGGATTCGCTGGCGGAAGTGATTTAACTGATTATCGACTTGGTGTAACAAACTATGACCAGACTGGAGTCACACCCGATTCTAAGCTAAAAAAGTATATTATTGCTTATAACGGCGGAACCAAAATAAATGATAAAATAGAGGTTCGCTCTTCGATTAATTTCATTAATTCTAAAACTTCGGGGAAACCCGCTCAAGGATCCAACGACCCGAACGTATTAACTAATATAATAAACGGCTTACCAAGAACGATCAGCAATAGCATTTTAAGAAATAATGTTACTGATGCTGATGGACTCCCTTACGAAGTTGTAAAAAATACAAATAACCCGTATTGGGTAACACAAAATAACGTCTGGGAAAACGAGCTGAATAGAGTATATGGTAATTTTAGTATTGACTATAACATTCTGGACTGGCTAAAACTCACAGCTCGTGTTGGTAATGATTATTTTCATGAATGGAGACGACATGTTACTGCAATGAACACGATCACTGCTGCTACCGGACGTTTTAACGTCCGAAATATCACTCGAAATCAATTAAACACTGACATCATGCTTACTCTAAATAAAAAATTGTCAGATGATTTCGACCTAACAGCAGTTTTAGGGCACAATACAAACGAACGCTTTTCTAGATTAGACTACATCACTGCAAACGACCTTATTGCTTCGAATGTTTATGTTCCTCAAAATGCTAAATCAGTTGCAACAAACACAGAAACATTTAAACAACGTCTCATTGGTGCTTATTTTAATGCAACGCTAGGCTATAAAAACATGCTTTACATAGATGTAACAGGAAGAAATGACTGGTCTTCAACTTTGCCAAAGCAAAACAACTCGTACTTCTATCCATCTGTAAGTGGCAGTTTCATTTTTACAGAGGTTATTCCCAAGAACGACATTCTCACATATGGTAAAATTCGATTGAACTGGGCAAATGTCGGGAGTGATGCAAATCCTTACAGTTTGGATTTCACGTATTCCCCAAAAGACACTTATTTCCTTCAGTATTTAGGCTATGAAGGTACACTTCCTCACGGAAGCAGAGCTGGATATGAAGCTCCAAATACAATCCCCCCTGGTGACCTACTTAAACCTCAAAACGTTGTCTCTTATGAAGTTGGAACAGAATTGAAATTCTTCAAGAGCAGAATTGGACTTGATTTTAGTTACTATAAAACAAATACAACGGATCAAATTATTTCGATTGCTGTTGCTAAATCTACTGGGTTTTGGTATAAATATGTTAATGCTGGTGAGATACAGAATGAAGGAATTGAGCTAGCTTTATCAGGAACCGCTATAAAATCAACAAATTTCTCTTGGGATATAAATGTAAACTTCTCGAAAAACAAAAACACTGTTGTAGAACTTGCCGAAGAATTGAAAAACTACGCTCTTACTAGTGGATGGAGTGGACTTGCAATAAAAGCGGCTCCAAAAGAGTCTTTTGGCCTTTACGGTGCGGCTTGGGAACGAGATTCAGAGGGAAATATCGTATATGACGCAAGCAATGGACGCAGAAAAGTTATTCAAGATCAGCGATTAGGTGATATTTACCCCGACTGGACAATGGGAATAAGTAATTCTTTTAGCTATAAAAACTTCAACTTAAGTTGCTTAGTAGACATCCGTCAAGGTGGGGTAATATACTCTGAAACAGTTGGTTCATTAAGGCTTAGTGGATTGGCAAAAGAAACCCTTGAGCACAGAGAAGGAACTTTTGTGCCTGAAGGAGTAAATAAAAATTCGGACGGAACTTATACTCCGAACACAAAAGCTGTCACAATACAAGACTACTGGGAAGATGTTGCAAAAACGAGTAATACTGAAGGAAATATTTTTGATGCCTCTTATGTAAAGCTTAGAGAAGTAACCCTTTCATACAAACTTCCTAAATCTATTCTGGATAATACGTTCATTTCTTCTGCTTCTATTGGAGTTGAAGGACGCAACTTGTGGATAATAAAAGACCATGTTCCCCACATTGATCCTGAAGTTAACTTCTTTGGATCAAGCTTAACAGGAGAAGGAGTAGAGTTTCAAAGCGTACCTTCAACAAGAAGTATCGGTTTCAACGTAAAACTTAGCTTTTAACACCTAATTTTGTATAATATGAAAATTCTAAAATATTTTTTAATCCTTTCGGTAATCTTTTCTGCTTCATGCAGTGATTACTTGGATATCAACAAAGATCCCAATAGCAGCGATGCTATAAACCCCGAGTATCTCTTCAATTATGGAGTCATTGCTTTCTCTGCAAATAGAAATGGTGGTGATGGATCAATCCCCTTGGGATTTGGATCTCAGATATGGGCTACAGGCTGGTCCGAAGGCTGGGGAACTGGATCGGAAGACACCTATGAATTTAGTGTATACACACTAAACAACACATGGTCTGCTGTTTATGTAAATACAGGGAAAAACCTAAATCAAGCAATTCAAATTGCCGAAAACTCTGTTCCCAAGCAATCTAATGCTAAAGCTCAGTGCATGATCATGCAAGCATACAACTTTTATCAAGGAACTACTCTATTTGGAGACATGCCCTTCACTGAAGCCTTAAAGCTTGACATCAGTGAACCAAAATTTGACACTCAAAAGGACGTTCTAGAAGGGATCATCAAAATGTTAGATGATGCAATTGACGAAGTTGACCTTAACTCTTCTCTCAAAATTGATGATTATTTTTATGGTGGAGATATGGAAAGATGGATCAAAGCAGCTAAATCATTAAAATTCAGAACACTCATGCTAATGGTAGATGCTGATAACACAAAAGAAGCTGCTATCAAAACAATGCTGATTGATGGAGGAATGATATCTAGTACTGAAGATGAAATGATTTTCCCATTTATTGATAAAACAGGGAACAAACATCCAATGCGAGCTATTAGAGAAAAATACTATGGCCCATCGGGTATCGAGGATATGTTTCCAGGAAAAAGTCTGGTAGATATCATGAATTTGCATAGTGACCCAAGGAGACCTGTCTATTTTAGATTTGGGTATACGAATGAAGAAGAGACAACCCTTGAGACAAATTACATCGGCTGCGAAGCAACTGTTGACCGGATCAAGAATGAGCCCGGAGCAACCTCTTTCTTTAATGGAGACGTAATTTGGGCTGGTGATAAAGGAGATGAAATTTTCACTTATTCAGAACAACTATTACTTGAAGCTGAGGCTCAGATACGTTTCAATAACGACCTATCTAAAGGACGTGAACTATTTGAAGATGCTCTTGAGGCCTCTTGCACCCGCTGGGGGATAACAACAGACTTAACTGAGTTTAAGAAAACTTATCCTGAGTTCACCTCAACTTCGGTTGCTTTAAAAGCAATCTATGAGGAATTCTGGGTTGATCAAATGGTTAGACCCGGAGAGGCTTGGACTAACTGGAGACGTTCTGGAACTATCGGAAATGAGATTCCTGCATTGTCGGCTCCAGAAAATGCAAAAGAAGGAGGAGCAGGAATCGAAAACATGTTCAGAAGATACACTACACCTCCAGATGTTTCTTCGGCAAACCCGAATGCACCAGAGGATGTACAATTCTACGATCGTCTTTGGTTTGACAAATAAACCTTAAAGTATAGGACTGGAGTGGCACTTCTTTCTCCTTCAATTTCAAAGAAAAGTTCTCAGTAACTGCCGCTCCAGTCCTTCATACAAAAACTGACCGCCTCAAACTAGAATTTGAGACGGTCAGTTTATATTTATTTTAGTTCTAAAAATCTGTCTAGTTTGTTTAGAACCTGTCATTTCATCGGTTGAGACTAGTTCACTTCACCATTTGCGATCAGCCACTCGGCAATTTGTACCGCATTTAGCGCCGCACCTTTTTTAATTTGATCACCCACACACCAAAAGGTTAACCCTTTCGGATTAGTAATGTCTTTTCGTAAGCGGCCAACGTAAACATCATCCTTACCCGCTACAAACAAAGGCATTGGATATTCATTACTCTGAGGTTTGTCAATGACAGTCAATCCTTCGAATTTTTCGAATGCTTCACGAACCTGAGCAACAGTTAACTCTTCTTCAGTTTCTAACCAGATGGCTTCGGAGTGAGAACGAGCAACAGGAACACGCACACAAGTAGCACTAACCTCGGTATCGGTATGCATAATCTTTTTGGTTTCCCAGTTCATTTTCATTTCCTCTTTGGTGTAGTCATTATCCAGAAACACATCAATATGAGGAATAATATTCATCGACAACTGATAAGCAAATTTATCAATCGTAGGCTCTTCTCCATTTGCAATCTGCCGAGTTTGCTCTTCCAACTCTGCAATTCCCTGTGCACCAGCACCACTGGCAGCCTGATAAGTTGCCACTTGCACTTTTGTAATTTTCGATAAATTCTGAATCGGTTTTAACGCCACTACCATCTGAATTGTTGAACAGTTCGGGTTGGCAATAATATTTCGCGGGCGAACTTTTGAATCCTCAGGATTTACCTCCGGAACCACCAAAGGGACATCATCGTCGTAACGAAAGGCGCTGGAATTGTCAATCATAATTGCTCCATGCTTTGTAATTGTTGAAGCAAAATCTTTTGAAATTGATCCGCCGGCTGATGTCAGGGCAATATTAATATCCTTGAAATCATCGTTATGTTTCAGTTCCTTAACAGTCAGTTTCTTTCCTCTAAATTCATACTCTTTCCCGGCACTTCGCGCCGATCCAAATAAAACTAACTCATCGAGTGGAAAATTACGTTCGGCCAAAACTTTTAGAAATTCCTGACCAACAGCACCACTTGCTCCAACAACTGCAACTTTCATAATTAAAATAATTTTGTTAACTTCAGTTTACTAATTTACGTTCTTCAAAACGCAGTCTAAAGTCCGCAAAATTAACGGTTTGCTTTTAATTTTTTACACAATGTGGCGTACAAATAGCATTTTTATTTTTCTGCTTATAAATTTATTAACAATTGAAAGTCACGCAACTGAGATTTGGAGGGAAGATTTTTCAGCTCCAAATATAGGCGTTTGGGGTGATGCTGACGGTTCAACCATTCATATTGACACTTCTTCAGCAATGAACTGGCACATCAAATTTGACAACTGCATCTTTACTGCAGAAAACGACTATCTAAAAACCGTTTCAACTTCTGGTGGTCGTTTTGAAGCATTAGATTGCGATGGAGAAGCGGTCTGGATTTCAGAATGGATTTCAATTCGGAACTATTCAACGATTAATTGCGAGTTAACTGCCAAAGAAACTGGCAGCGGAAAAAATCCGGCCAGCAAGTACCTGAAAGCTTTCTATCAGCTGAATGAGAATGAAAAAGTGCAGTTTGAAACGAATGGTATCAACCAAGGGGATTGGGAAGAATCTGTAGTCAGGGAATCGCAACTAAACGGCGACTCCCTCCGGATTATCGTGTACCTAAACAGCAGTTATGCGAATGACAAAGTTATTTTGGATGACATCCGGGTTTGGAGCGATCAGACTGAAACGATTGATGAAAACCAACTGGCTAAAGCTGGAGATATTTTAATTAATGAGGTACTTTTTAACCCTTATCCCAACGGTGTCGATTTTGTTGAACTATTCAATAAGTCCCAAAAGTCAATCAGGCTTGATCATTTGTCTTTGGCCAACCGAGATGAAGATCAATCTCTAAAACAGCTTATTGCTTTGTCCGAATCGCCAATCCTCCTGTTTAAACCCCAAACCTACCTTGTACTGTGCAAAGATCAAGATAAAATACGGAGCTTTTACGACACCAATTGTTCGTTATGTTTTCTCGAAATGAATAATATGCCGGCGTTTAACAATGATGATGGACATGTCGTCTTACTCAATGATTTATTAGAAGTCATTGATGAAATGCACTACGCTGAACGTATGCATCACCCTCTTTTAATCGATAAAGAAGGTGTTTCGCTCGAACGAATTTCACTTACTGAATCAGGCTTGAATCCCGCCAACTGGAACTCGGGCACCGCTGAAAACCATTTTGCAACTCCCGGCTTTAAGAATTCAATAGCCGATTCGGAAAACATCTCAGAAGATCTGGTGGAACTCAAGCCTAAAATTTTTTCACCAAACGACGATGGTTATAATGACATGCTTCACATCAGTTATCAGTTTCGCAGGACGGACTACATTGCCAACCTAACAATATTTAACTCGACAGGTCAGGCCATTCGTGATCTAGTGAAAAATGAACCAGCCGGTAGTCGCGGCGAATGGACTTGGGAAGGACAGCAAAACGATGGAAACAAAAGTCATATTGGCGTCTATATTTTATTGGTCGAACTACATTCGCCCAGTGGTGACGTCAAGCAATATAAAAAAGTTTGTACCTTGACTGGCCGACTGGAATGATTTTTTGAAATTTTTGTAACAAACCATCACAATAACAGACAAAAAAGAAAAAGCAAAACATGAAACGCAGCCTTCATTACTTCGCGTGGAGAGAAGTCACCCGATCTTCCGCATTTGGGAAAAGTCTGGCAACCACGATTATGCTCGGCTTCTTAGCCCTCTATTTTTCAGCCAACTTTCTGATACTCGGTTTTTTTTTACCGAACATAATTGGAGAAGAATTCCCTGATGCTAATCCGGTAAGCATTTTCAACAGTTATTTGCTGGTTTATTTTGCTTTTGACCTGCTTTTCCGGCAGATCTTACAAAATTTACCAACCATTAGCTTCAAGCCATTTATTATTCTGAATGTGAAAAGAAGCCAAGTTGCCCGTTACCTGCTGTTGCGATCAGCCATTCACTTTTTCAACTTCCTCCCCTTCTTTTTATTAATCCCCGTAACGTTTTCTCTTATAGCAGCCAACTATCCACTTGCGAATACATTGGCTTGGTTTATGGGAATAGTGCTAATGATTTTCACGAACCACTTCTTAACAACCTATCTGAAATGGTGGATTAATGAAAGTGGCTATGGCTTTTACATTTTTATTGGTTTGTTTGTAAGCTTGTATGCGATCAATTTCTTTGGAGTGGCAGATTTAACCGGAATGTTTGGTCATTTTTTCGATTCAATTTTGGTTAATCCGTTACTTACAGCTGCATTGCTCATTCCACTTGTTGTATTTATTGCCCTCAATTTCAATTACCTGAAGAAAAACCTTTACCTCAATCTAGTTGCTAAAAAGCAGAAAGACAACAATATTCGTGATTTTTCGTGGATGAATCGGTTGGGAGACTATGGAAAATTTATTTCTCTGGAAGTACGCATGATTTGGCGAAACAAACGCCCGCGTACCCAATTTATGATGACCATTCTTTTTCTATTTTATGGTTTGTTGATTTACAAAGACTCTGGAAACGGCATTCCCGATTTCATTTTTATCCTGGGAGGCTTGCTCATGGTTTCAATGTTCTCCATCTCGCTGGGGCAATTTTTCCCGGCATGGCACAGTGGCTATTTCTCGATGCTGATGACCCAGAACTTTAAAATGAAGCAATTTCTGCAGTCATTTTATTACATGAATGTGGTGGTTTCCTTTGTGTATTATTTACTGACCCTTCCCTACGTGCTTCTCGACTCTCGAATCATTTATTATCATTCAGCCATGCTGCTTTACCACATCGGCATTAATATGAACCTGATATTTTTGTTCGGAAAAAACAGCAAACGTGCACTTGATTTAAGTGGATCATCCATGTTTAACTACCAGGGGATGGGAGCATCGCAGTGGTTGATCTCTTTCCCGTTGATCCTTGGTCCGGTTATCATCTATGTTTTATCGAAATTGGTACTTGGTGCCAACGGCGCATTAATTCTTTTAGGAGGGCTGGGCATTGTAGGTATTTTAGCTCAACCTCAACTATTTAATTACTTTACAAGAGCTTACTTAAAACAGAAACATCGTTTAATTAAAGACTATAAAAATTCCTGATCATGATAGAAATTAGCAACCTGATAAAAGCATACAATAAAGAAGTTGTTCTGAACATTCAGCAGCTGACGATAAACCGTGGAGAAGTATTTGGTTTAGTGGGCAATAATGGAGCCGGAAAAACCACTTTATTTAACCTCATTCTCGACCTGATTGTACCGAGTAAGGGACACGTAATTAACAACCAAATCAACGTTCAGGAATCCGAAGATTGGAAATCATTCACCGGGGCATTTATTGATGAAAGTTTTACCATTGGATACCTCACGCCCGACGAATATTTTGGTTTTATTGCAGAACTTCGTGAACTGAACCAAGCCGACATGGATAAGCATTTGGATCGCTATGAAGATTTTTTCAATGGAGAATTACGTGGTAAAAAGAAATTTATTCGGGATCTGTCGAAAGGAAATCAAAAAAAAGTCGGTATTGCTGCGGCAATGATGGGTAATCCAGAAGTCGTTATTTTAGACGAACCGTTTGCAAACCTCGACCCCGGGTCTCAATACAAATTGCGCCATCTGATTAAAGAGCAGGCTGCAGAAATGGGAACCACCTTCCTGGTTTCCGGGCACACACTTGATAACATTATTGATGTTTGCTCGAGGCTGGTTATTCTTGAAAAAGGAAAAATTGTAAAAGACGTACCAAAAACGGAAACAACGCTCAGCGAAATTGAAGATTTCTTTGCCGGGGTGAAAGAAGAAGTTGGAGTTGAGCTATAACTCCAGGATGCAAAATGGCAGTGGGCTTTCGCCTACTGCCATTCCAATAAGTTATGAGTTATCCTGCTACTAGATCAATTCCTTAATCACTTTTATTGCGCTTTCGTAATCGGGCTCATCCGTTACTTCAGGAACAATTTCAGCATATTTTACTACGCCATCTTTGTCAATTACAATTGTACCCCGGGTAAGCAAACGCAACTCTTTAATGAGGTAGCCATATTTTGTTCCAAAATCAACATCTTTATGATCCGATACTGTGATCACTTTATCTAGCCCTTCGGCGGCACAAAAGCGATTTTGAGCAAAGGGCAAATCACATGAAATCGATAAAATAACGGCATCGCCTAAGTTAGAGGCCTCGTCATTAAACTTGCGATTTTGCGCCTGACAAACACCTGTGTCAATAGATGGATAAAGTGCCAAGACACGCACTTTGCCATCATAGTCTGATAATTTTACGGGGCTTAAGTCTGATCCAACTACTGTAAAATCAGGAGCCTTATCTCCCACTTTTATTGGTTCGCCTAATAATGTTAATGGGTTTCCTTTAAAGGTAATTTTTCCGGTTGTTTCTTTCATTTCTTTATTATTTAATTTCAAGCTAAAAAACAAACGAATATCACACTTGTTTAGTCAACCCTCATGCTATTTTTGAGCTTTTTTTTAGTTCCTTTTTATATATTTTATAATCAACGATTTATCGAGCGTCTGTGCGGTAGCTGCTCCCGCTTGAATTTTTCGAACCACATTCATTCCTTCAATCACCCGCCCAAAAGCAGAAAACCCCTGTCCTTCAGGATTCCGCTTTCCGCCATAATCTAAATCCGGCTGATCTCCCACGCAAATGAAAAATTCAGTCGATGCTGTTCCCGGTTCAAGCCTGGCCATTGAAAAAGTTCCATCCAAATGTTTGATGCCGGTCTCATCAGTTGTTTCATGAACAATTGGCTCGTGCATTTCAATTAACTGATCATCTCTCAAACCGCCCTGAATCACTTCAATTTTAATCGGATTTTCAGGTTGATTATCTAATCGCACCACCCGATAAAAAGAAGAATTCTCATACACGCCATCATCAACCAACCTCAAGAATTTTTTAACTGTTACGGGCGCCTTGTCAGAATAGAGCTCTATCAAGATCGAACCAAGTTCAGTTTCTATATTGACAACCAGGTTCTTCTTTTGCTGACAAGAAAAGAAGAACAACAGACTAACCAGAATGGAAGCTAACTTCATCGCTATTTTTTCTTTAAAGAAACAAAAAAGAACTCACTGCGAAGGTGAATTCGGTCAATACAAATCAATTAAGAAACGAATAATTTTCTCTTGTGATCATTAAGTTCACATTGTATTAATTACTGATTAACAAAGACTAGCAATCTTAGCATCAACTATTTTACTTAATTCATGAAATCGAAAATAAGAGATTTAAAAGTTTCTGTTATTTCAGATGTACATTTGGCGACTCACGCTTGTAAAGCCAAACCATTGCTAAAATATCTGAAATCAATCAATCCCGAAATTTTAGTTTTAAATGGCGACATCATTGACTCCTGGCGTTTTTCACGAAACTACTTCCCAAAGCCCCATTTAAAGGTGGTTCGCCAGTTTATTAAGATGCTGGAGAAGGGAGTAAAAATCTTCTATATCACCGGCAATCACGACGAATTCCTGCGGAAGTTCAATGGTGCCGAAATGGGGAACTTAAAAATCGTCAACCAGTTAATATTAGACTTGGACGACCAGAAAACGTGGATTTTTCACGGCGATCTGTTCGACCACGTCATCCATCAAGCCAAGTGGCTGGCAAAATTTGGAGCCGCAATTTATGGATTACTTACTGTTGCTAATAAGTCCGTCAATACCATGTTGCGACTGTTCAAGTTAAAGGATGTAATTATTTACAAAAGCATAAAAGAGAAGTTGATTAAAGATAAAACTCAACTCACACACTTTGAAGAGGTGATCACCAAAATTAGTGGCGAACGCAATTACAAAACCGTAATTTGCGGGCACACGCATATCCCGAGAGATAAGTCGACACTCACGGCGAATGGTTTAGTTCGCTATATCAATTGTGGCGACTGGGTAGAACATTTTACGACAGCCGAGTACCACCATAAAAAATGGCATCTTTTTCATTATATCGATAATCAGGAAGACGATGAAAACAATGAGGAACCGGACATTCCTAATAAAAAGGAAGTCTACAAATCGCTCTTCCAGGAGTTAGCAGTGGCCAACCTATTGTAAGCTGAAATATGAAAATACTATACGCCATTCAAGGCACAGGAAACGGCCACCTGGCCCGGGCAACTGAAATTGTTCCCTTACTAAAAACAATGGTGGAAACCGACGTTTTGGTGAGCGGTATTCAAGGAGATCTACAGCTCCCGTTCGATGTCAAATACAAATACTATGGGTTAAGCTTTATTTTTGGAAAAAAGGGCGGTGTCAGCTTTTTGAAAACCTTGTTGAAATTAAAGCCTTTTCGCTTTATTAAAGATGTATACAAACTGCCGCTCGATAATTACGATTTAGTGCTTTGCGATTTTGAGCCTGTTACTGCCTGGGCATGCAAACTGCGAGGGAAAAAAGCCGCTGGGGTGAGTCATCAAAATGCCGTACTTCACTCAAATGCGCCAAAACCCCAAAAAGCAGATTGGTTGGGAAATACGATTCTAAAAAAATACGCTCCAAGCACTAAAAAATATGGATTCCACTTTCAGAAGTTGGATGAGAACAATTTCACTCCGGTTATT
It encodes:
- a CDS encoding SusC/RagA family TonB-linked outer membrane protein, coding for MKRIALLLAIFAIGLQSLWAQTREITGTVTSAEDGSTIPGVSVSVKGTTLGTITNLDGQYTLKVPQDANTLVFSFVGMQTQEATIQGTKVDAELESDVVGINEVVVTAIGIQRSKKALGYATSTVKNEELVSAREANVVNSLAGRVSGVRVTQQSGTLGGSSKIIIRGANSLGGNNQPLFVVDGVPISNSGYNGTRNQIIAGGVDAGNRASDINPDDVESMTVLKGAAASALYGARAKDGAIIITTKKGKKNQDLTVTINSSIRLDNVLKLPDFQNEYAQGNQGEYDKDRSNGWGPKISDVTGQTFTNFLGNDVTLQAYPDNVKNFYETGVSYINSVGFAGGSDLTDYRLGVTNYDQTGVTPDSKLKKYIIAYNGGTKINDKIEVRSSINFINSKTSGKPAQGSNDPNVLTNIINGLPRTISNSILRNNVTDADGLPYEVVKNTNNPYWVTQNNVWENELNRVYGNFSIDYNILDWLKLTARVGNDYFHEWRRHVTAMNTITAATGRFNVRNITRNQLNTDIMLTLNKKLSDDFDLTAVLGHNTNERFSRLDYITANDLIASNVYVPQNAKSVATNTETFKQRLIGAYFNATLGYKNMLYIDVTGRNDWSSTLPKQNNSYFYPSVSGSFIFTEVIPKNDILTYGKIRLNWANVGSDANPYSLDFTYSPKDTYFLQYLGYEGTLPHGSRAGYEAPNTIPPGDLLKPQNVVSYEVGTELKFFKSRIGLDFSYYKTNTTDQIISIAVAKSTGFWYKYVNAGEIQNEGIELALSGTAIKSTNFSWDINVNFSKNKNTVVELAEELKNYALTSGWSGLAIKAAPKESFGLYGAAWERDSEGNIVYDASNGRRKVIQDQRLGDIYPDWTMGISNSFSYKNFNLSCLVDIRQGGVIYSETVGSLRLSGLAKETLEHREGTFVPEGVNKNSDGTYTPNTKAVTIQDYWEDVAKTSNTEGNIFDASYVKLREVTLSYKLPKSILDNTFISSASIGVEGRNLWIIKDHVPHIDPEVNFFGSSLTGEGVEFQSVPSTRSIGFNVKLSF
- a CDS encoding SusD/RagB family nutrient-binding outer membrane lipoprotein codes for the protein MKILKYFLILSVIFSASCSDYLDINKDPNSSDAINPEYLFNYGVIAFSANRNGGDGSIPLGFGSQIWATGWSEGWGTGSEDTYEFSVYTLNNTWSAVYVNTGKNLNQAIQIAENSVPKQSNAKAQCMIMQAYNFYQGTTLFGDMPFTEALKLDISEPKFDTQKDVLEGIIKMLDDAIDEVDLNSSLKIDDYFYGGDMERWIKAAKSLKFRTLMLMVDADNTKEAAIKTMLIDGGMISSTEDEMIFPFIDKTGNKHPMRAIREKYYGPSGIEDMFPGKSLVDIMNLHSDPRRPVYFRFGYTNEEETTLETNYIGCEATVDRIKNEPGATSFFNGDVIWAGDKGDEIFTYSEQLLLEAEAQIRFNNDLSKGRELFEDALEASCTRWGITTDLTEFKKTYPEFTSTSVALKAIYEEFWVDQMVRPGEAWTNWRRSGTIGNEIPALSAPENAKEGGAGIENMFRRYTTPPDVSSANPNAPEDVQFYDRLWFDK
- a CDS encoding aspartate-semialdehyde dehydrogenase, whose product is MKVAVVGASGAVGQEFLKVLAERNFPLDELVLFGSARSAGKEYEFRGKKLTVKELKHNDDFKDINIALTSAGGSISKDFASTITKHGAIMIDNSSAFRYDDDVPLVVPEVNPEDSKVRPRNIIANPNCSTIQMVVALKPIQNLSKITKVQVATYQAASGAGAQGIAELEEQTRQIANGEEPTIDKFAYQLSMNIIPHIDVFLDNDYTKEEMKMNWETKKIMHTDTEVSATCVRVPVARSHSEAIWLETEEELTVAQVREAFEKFEGLTVIDKPQSNEYPMPLFVAGKDDVYVGRLRKDITNPKGLTFWCVGDQIKKGAALNAVQIAEWLIANGEVN
- a CDS encoding gliding motility-associated C-terminal domain-containing protein, with translation MWRTNSIFIFLLINLLTIESHATEIWREDFSAPNIGVWGDADGSTIHIDTSSAMNWHIKFDNCIFTAENDYLKTVSTSGGRFEALDCDGEAVWISEWISIRNYSTINCELTAKETGSGKNPASKYLKAFYQLNENEKVQFETNGINQGDWEESVVRESQLNGDSLRIIVYLNSSYANDKVILDDIRVWSDQTETIDENQLAKAGDILINEVLFNPYPNGVDFVELFNKSQKSIRLDHLSLANRDEDQSLKQLIALSESPILLFKPQTYLVLCKDQDKIRSFYDTNCSLCFLEMNNMPAFNNDDGHVVLLNDLLEVIDEMHYAERMHHPLLIDKEGVSLERISLTESGLNPANWNSGTAENHFATPGFKNSIADSENISEDLVELKPKIFSPNDDGYNDMLHISYQFRRTDYIANLTIFNSTGQAIRDLVKNEPAGSRGEWTWEGQQNDGNKSHIGVYILLVELHSPSGDVKQYKKVCTLTGRLE
- a CDS encoding DUF5687 family protein, yielding MKRSLHYFAWREVTRSSAFGKSLATTIMLGFLALYFSANFLILGFFLPNIIGEEFPDANPVSIFNSYLLVYFAFDLLFRQILQNLPTISFKPFIILNVKRSQVARYLLLRSAIHFFNFLPFFLLIPVTFSLIAANYPLANTLAWFMGIVLMIFTNHFLTTYLKWWINESGYGFYIFIGLFVSLYAINFFGVADLTGMFGHFFDSILVNPLLTAALLIPLVVFIALNFNYLKKNLYLNLVAKKQKDNNIRDFSWMNRLGDYGKFISLEVRMIWRNKRPRTQFMMTILFLFYGLLIYKDSGNGIPDFIFILGGLLMVSMFSISLGQFFPAWHSGYFSMLMTQNFKMKQFLQSFYYMNVVVSFVYYLLTLPYVLLDSRIIYYHSAMLLYHIGINMNLIFLFGKNSKRALDLSGSSMFNYQGMGASQWLISFPLILGPVIIYVLSKLVLGANGALILLGGLGIVGILAQPQLFNYFTRAYLKQKHRLIKDYKNS